The following coding sequences lie in one Photobacterium sp. CCB-ST2H9 genomic window:
- a CDS encoding DUF3653 domain-containing protein, which produces MIITPEGRRFSPKELDSWALRYDTYHALNRMYELDYVLVRTNVVTPLPFRGGRRIKTSPW; this is translated from the coding sequence GTGATTATCACCCCTGAAGGCCGACGCTTTAGCCCTAAAGAATTGGATTCATGGGCTTTGAGGTATGACACCTATCATGCCCTGAATCGTATGTATGAGCTTGATTATGTCCTTGTGAGGACAAATGTTGTGACACCATTACCGTTTAGAGGTGGTCGCAGAATTAAAACAAGCCCATGGTGA